In Gracilimonas sp., a single window of DNA contains:
- a CDS encoding protein kinase: protein MKEQYGKWKVEETLKEDRCYLASSDDQKGVIKIGRNIAKEVLALKLVHDHANIVTLLDYDLEAEEPYLVTEFFEDSLQMHLYRPHNFNVSEITDAILNICEGITHCLSKGICPIDVQFLSNQKLEVRLVDFECPMIMESIDDMRQGLSLVEKKISLFENSVFRSNGRRRQKEELLTKNI from the coding sequence ATGAAAGAACAGTATGGAAAATGGAAAGTTGAAGAAACCCTGAAAGAGGACAGGTGCTATTTAGCCTCATCCGATGATCAGAAAGGGGTTATAAAAATAGGACGAAATATTGCTAAGGAGGTTCTGGCATTAAAATTAGTTCACGATCATGCTAACATTGTAACACTCTTAGATTACGATTTAGAAGCAGAAGAGCCTTATTTGGTGACAGAGTTTTTCGAAGATAGTCTACAAATGCATCTTTACCGACCTCACAATTTTAATGTTTCAGAAATAACCGATGCAATATTAAATATTTGTGAAGGTATAACACACTGTTTGAGTAAAGGAATCTGTCCTATCGACGTTCAATTTTTGTCAAACCAAAAACTAGAGGTTCGATTGGTAGATTTTGAATGCCCAATGATAATGGAATCCATTGATGACATGAGACAAGGATTAAGTCTCGTAGAGAAGAAAATATCTTTATTTGAAAATTCTGTTTTTCGGAGCAATGGAAGGCGCCGCCAAAAAGAAGAACTTTTAACTAAGAACATTTAA
- a CDS encoding DUF2280 domain-containing protein — MATLNEKHKSFIVMSLACYEPPVKVQEVVQERFGVEVSLSQLTYYNPKSLQGSDQLAQKWKDLFDETRRRFLEEITDIPISQKVYRLKKLQENLDNFERIKNYKGINECLEQAAKEVGGAFTNKREHDVSGLIKSINMAELTDNQLKRISDGEHPLTVLGTESES; from the coding sequence ATGGCAACACTAAACGAGAAGCATAAATCATTTATCGTAATGAGCTTAGCCTGCTATGAACCCCCTGTAAAAGTACAAGAGGTGGTTCAAGAAAGATTTGGGGTTGAGGTGAGTCTATCCCAGCTTACCTACTATAACCCCAAATCTCTTCAGGGCTCTGATCAGTTAGCTCAAAAATGGAAGGATCTATTCGATGAAACCCGGCGCCGGTTCCTTGAGGAAATAACAGATATTCCTATTTCCCAGAAAGTATACAGGCTTAAAAAGCTGCAAGAGAATCTGGATAACTTTGAGCGAATAAAAAATTACAAGGGCATCAATGAATGCCTGGAACAAGCTGCCAAAGAAGTTGGCGGCGCATTTACTAATAAGCGTGAACATGATGTGAGTGGGCTTATTAAATCAATAAACATGGCCGAACTCACAGACAACCAACTAAAGAGGATTTCAGATGGAGAACACCCCCTTACAGTACTTGGCACTGAAAGCGAAAGCTGA
- a CDS encoding protein kinase encodes MVQKYGRWRHVEGRPYTIVQNIEDPDIVGFIKFQKSSPDWPDWKERQFFNEVHTLKGLDHPNIVKLLDYDLEHETPYLITEYCECGDMREADLDKWTIEEKYQCHQQICEGFAYLWGQGILKGDHNLKNIFLKENKIPVIGDFEGARQLTMDAEGVLSVLNVASIMFWGLMEGKDFNRIRSMERRINQQIEALNEQIEELKAQKEELYNTPPP; translated from the coding sequence ATGGTACAGAAGTATGGGAGATGGAGGCATGTCGAAGGGCGGCCTTATACGATAGTCCAAAATATAGAGGATCCTGATATAGTGGGGTTCATAAAATTCCAGAAAAGCAGCCCGGATTGGCCGGATTGGAAAGAGAGACAATTCTTTAATGAAGTACACACCCTTAAAGGATTAGATCATCCCAATATAGTAAAGCTCCTGGATTATGACTTGGAACATGAAACACCTTACCTGATAACTGAATATTGCGAATGTGGAGACATGAGAGAGGCTGACTTGGATAAGTGGACTATCGAGGAAAAATATCAATGTCATCAACAAATTTGTGAAGGGTTTGCATACTTATGGGGGCAGGGAATCTTGAAAGGCGATCACAATCTGAAGAATATCTTTCTGAAAGAAAATAAAATCCCGGTAATTGGAGATTTTGAAGGCGCTCGGCAATTAACCATGGATGCTGAAGGTGTGCTTTCCGTTTTAAATGTAGCCTCTATAATGTTTTGGGGACTTATGGAGGGAAAGGATTTTAACAGAATACGATCCATGGAAAGAAGGATAAACCAACAGATTGAAGCACTCAACGAGCAGATCGAAGAACTGAAAGCCCAGAAAGAAGAACTTTATAACACCCCACCCCCTTAG